Proteins found in one ANME-2 cluster archaeon genomic segment:
- a CDS encoding type II toxin-antitoxin system VapC family toxin, whose protein sequence is MNLQIADNIGFTSAITVAELSVGAHLSKRKDALDKTLDLISLVEVIDINTDVAIEGGKIYSGLVKKGETIELNDCLISATSISQGINKIVTRNVNHFERIKEIEVFTPEDLGY, encoded by the coding sequence TTGAATCTTCAAATTGCAGACAATATTGGATTTACTTCAGCAATTACTGTTGCGGAGTTAAGTGTTGGAGCACATCTATCAAAACGCAAGGATGCTCTTGATAAAACTCTTGACCTTATCAGCCTTGTTGAGGTTATAGATATTAACACGGACGTGGCAATAGAAGGTGGAAAGATATATTCAGGTCTTGTAAAAAAAGGTGAGACGATTGAATTGAACGATTGCCTGATCTCAGCAACTTCAATTTCGCAGGGTATTAATAAGATTGTTACTCGAAATGTCAATCATTTTGAGCGGATAAAAGAGATTGAAGTTTTTACACCTGAAGATCTTGGATATTAA
- a CDS encoding METTL5 family protein translates to MKKKHLEIALERVTGFETPSAFLEQYATPATIAAELLYLAFMKGDLEDVVYDLGCGTGMLAIGAALLGAPRVIGFDMDKEALKIAYQNARRLNVDVEFVCSRVEDVCGQAHTVIMNPPFGAQEKGNDRPFLLKALEVADVVYSIHNSGSYEFIKRFINPAVITERYHAGFPIRRTFKFHKKDIEVVDVEIYRIEKNRH, encoded by the coding sequence ATGAAAAAAAAACACCTTGAGATAGCACTCGAGAGAGTAACAGGTTTTGAAACACCGTCCGCATTCCTGGAACAATATGCCACTCCAGCAACAATTGCGGCTGAACTATTATATCTTGCTTTTATGAAAGGTGACCTTGAGGATGTGGTCTATGACCTGGGGTGTGGTACCGGCATGCTTGCCATTGGGGCCGCATTGCTGGGCGCTCCCAGGGTTATTGGGTTTGACATGGATAAAGAGGCCCTGAAGATAGCATACCAAAATGCACGACGATTGAATGTTGACGTTGAATTTGTATGCTCACGTGTTGAAGATGTATGCGGCCAGGCTCATACGGTAATTATGAATCCGCCTTTCGGTGCACAGGAAAAAGGCAATGACCGGCCATTCCTGCTCAAAGCCCTGGAAGTTGCTGATGTTGTATATTCCATTCATAATTCAGGAAGTTACGAATTTATCAAAAGGTTCATTAATCCCGCCGTCATAACAGAGCGGTATCATGCAGGTTTTCCGATAAGACGAACTTTTAAGTTCCACAAAAAGGATATTGAAGTTGTCGATGTAGAGATATACCGGATAGAAAAAAACAGACATTAA
- a CDS encoding exosome complex RNA-binding protein Csl4 produces the protein MKPSDTIKPQTPVSHEIIETGELVLPGDMIGTSEEFISGKNTFKHGGNIYSTATGMVKINPKSRNISVVPKTSVPPELEMGDVVIGRVNDLRSSVALVEIAKIEGKGEREIVNLQQAAVHISNVKDGYVKNITDELSPFDIIKAKVIDMRSMRLSTAGKDLGVIKAYCSKCNVDLVKPSEEGNKGSLLKCPVCGKMESRKVSTEYGIYNP, from the coding sequence ATGAAACCGTCAGATACAATAAAACCACAGACCCCGGTATCACATGAAATAATAGAAACCGGTGAATTAGTCCTGCCTGGGGATATGATTGGCACCAGCGAGGAATTCATATCAGGTAAGAATACCTTCAAACATGGAGGAAACATCTATTCCACAGCTACTGGTATGGTAAAAATCAATCCTAAGTCACGCAACATTTCGGTTGTTCCAAAGACCAGTGTGCCGCCAGAACTTGAGATGGGAGACGTGGTCATCGGGCGCGTGAACGATTTAAGAAGTTCTGTTGCGCTGGTAGAAATTGCCAAGATCGAAGGTAAAGGCGAGCGCGAGATCGTTAATCTTCAACAGGCTGCAGTCCATATATCCAATGTCAAGGATGGATATGTAAAAAATATTACTGATGAGCTGAGTCCTTTTGATATCATCAAGGCTAAGGTCATTGACATGAGAAGTATGAGGCTTTCCACTGCTGGTAAGGACCTGGGCGTTATCAAGGCATATTGCTCTAAATGCAACGTTGACCTGGTCAAACCTTCAGAGGAAGGAAATAAAGGTTCCCTGTTGAAATGCCCTGTATGTGGGAAAATGGAATCCCGAAAAGTATCCACTGAATATGGTATTTACAATCCTTAG
- a CDS encoding DNA-directed RNA polymerase subunit L has translation MELKVIEKSDTEILIEIGGESHTLLNTLKSSLLDDPRVEVATYDIKHPTISEPVLFVKTNGVDPIVAITEASERLIQVYEEFKTVFNEKASI, from the coding sequence ATGGAATTAAAGGTTATTGAAAAGAGTGATACAGAAATTCTTATTGAGATCGGGGGTGAAAGCCACACATTGCTCAATACTCTGAAGTCGTCCCTCCTGGATGATCCCAGGGTGGAAGTGGCTACGTATGATATTAAACACCCTACTATCAGCGAGCCTGTGCTTTTCGTGAAAACAAATGGTGTTGATCCTATTGTTGCTATTACGGAAGCATCTGAACGGCTTATTCAGGTATATGAAGAATTCAAGACCGTTTTCAATGAAAAAGCCAGTATTTAG
- a CDS encoding DUF99 family protein, whose product MHIKPEIRILGIDDSSLHSEPVMVVGAMFRGGTWLDGVLRTNITKDGMDATEAIIRMVTGSKHFGQVRVLMFDGVTYAGFNVVDIEAVFEETGIGCIVVMRNYPDFKRIRAALEHLPDPDIRWEMIQRAGEIQKVISSEGENPIFIQHCGIDLEEARDIVQLSSTHGNIPEPLRVAHLIATGIVCGESTGKA is encoded by the coding sequence ATGCACATCAAACCAGAGATAAGAATTCTCGGTATCGATGATTCATCACTTCACAGTGAGCCGGTGATGGTAGTGGGTGCTATGTTCCGGGGTGGAACATGGCTTGATGGAGTTTTACGCACCAATATTACAAAAGATGGCATGGATGCCACTGAAGCCATCATCAGGATGGTAACCGGCAGCAAGCATTTCGGACAGGTCAGGGTATTGATGTTCGATGGTGTGACGTATGCTGGTTTTAATGTGGTTGACATCGAAGCGGTCTTTGAGGAAACAGGTATCGGGTGTATCGTTGTCATGAGGAACTACCCTGATTTTAAACGAATACGCGCTGCTTTGGAACATCTGCCCGACCCGGATATACGGTGGGAAATGATCCAACGGGCCGGTGAGATTCAAAAAGTGATAAGCAGCGAGGGTGAAAACCCCATCTTTATCCAGCATTGCGGCATCGACCTGGAAGAGGCCAGGGATATTGTACAGCTTTCCTCCACCCACGGCAATATTCCCGAACCATTGAGGGTAGCGCACCTGATTGCAACGGGTATCGTGTGTGGGGAGTCAACCGGTAAAGCATGA
- the dph5 gene encoding diphthine synthase, translating into MLTFIGIGLYDEKDISIKGLEAVRKADHVYAEFYTSFLMGASPEKLEAFYERKITILDREDVEQQPDWLQRAVIEDVVFLTGGDAMVSTTHVDLRMRARDMGIETHIIHGSSIVSAVPGLTGLQNYRFGKSATIPHPYTHKGRNILSHTPYDTITSNLEADLHTLIFLDIDPEKGYMTINRGCELLLEIDSHEGKRNFAGRLGVGVARAGSPEPVVKALPLGELANFDFGGPLHILVVPANLHFMEAEALVKLAGAPGGILDTAR; encoded by the coding sequence ATGCTCACATTCATTGGCATCGGACTCTATGATGAAAAAGACATATCCATAAAAGGCCTGGAAGCAGTTCGCAAGGCTGACCATGTGTACGCCGAATTCTACACTTCCTTCCTGATGGGGGCAAGTCCTGAAAAGCTGGAAGCGTTCTATGAACGGAAAATCACTATCCTTGACAGGGAGGATGTAGAGCAACAACCTGACTGGCTGCAGCGCGCTGTTATCGAGGATGTGGTATTTTTAACAGGTGGAGATGCCATGGTCAGTACTACCCACGTAGACCTGCGCATGCGTGCCAGAGATATGGGTATTGAAACGCACATCATACATGGCTCATCGATCGTGAGTGCAGTCCCTGGCCTGACCGGATTGCAGAACTACCGCTTTGGCAAATCCGCAACCATACCCCACCCCTATACCCATAAGGGCAGGAACATTCTCTCGCACACTCCGTACGATACCATCACGTCCAACCTGGAAGCCGACCTGCACACCCTGATATTCCTGGACATAGACCCTGAAAAAGGATACATGACCATCAACCGCGGCTGTGAACTCCTTCTGGAAATAGACTCGCACGAGGGGAAACGTAACTTTGCCGGACGCCTTGGAGTGGGTGTAGCCAGGGCAGGCTCGCCTGAACCCGTTGTAAAGGCCTTGCCTTTAGGTGAACTGGCTAACTTCGATTTCGGGGGTCCGCTTCACATTCTGGTTGTGCCGGCAAACCTTCATTTCATGG